CCCAAGGGGAAGCGAAGACCCTATAGAGCTTTACTGCAGGCTGTCGCTGAGACGTGGTCGCCGATGTGCAGCATAGGTAGGAGACGCTACACAGGTACGCGCGCTAGCGCGCCACCGAGTCAACATTGAAATACTACCCGTCGGTGACTGCGACTCTCACTCCGGGAGGAGTACACCGGTAGCCAGGCAGTTTGACTGGGGCGGTACGCGCTCGAAAAGATATCGAGCGCGCCCGAAGATCATCTCAGCCGGGTCGGGAATCCGGCGAAGAGCGCAAGAGCAAAAGATGGTCTGACAGTGTTCTTCCCAACGAGGAACGCTGACGCGAAAGCGTGGTCTAGCGAACCTACGAGGTTCCGGAATGGGACCCGTAGATGACAGAAAAGCTACCTTAGGGATAACAGAGTCGTCACTCGCAAGAGCACATATCGACCGAGTGGCTTGCTACCTCGATGTCGGTTCCCTCCATCCTGCCCGTGCAGAAGCGGGCAAGGGTGAGGTTGTTCGCCTATTAAAGGAGGTCGTGAGCTGGGTTTAGACCGTCGTGAGACAGGTCGGCTGCTATCTATTGGGGGTGTGAGGTACCTGACGTGAACGAACGTATAGTACGAGAGGAACTACGTTTGGTCGCCACTGGTGTATCGGTTGTCCGGAAGGGCAGCTGCCGAGTAGCCACGCGACACGGGGTAAGAGCTGAACGCATCTAAGCTCGAAACCCACATGGAAAAGAGGTACCACAGAGGTCACTCGTAGAAGACGAGTTCGATAGACTCGGGGTGTACGCACCGAGGCAACGAGGTGTTAAGCCCACGAGAACTAACAGACCGAGCCACATTCATTGGCGCTGACGCGCCACGACTCGCATGAGTTCAGGCGGTAACTGGATCGCACGATTATACACGGTTGGTATCGGACCACACCGACACAGGAGTCTCTCTGTGTCTCCGCGCGGAGACATGGAGGGTCTCGGTTCAAATCCGAGAGTCGGCATGAAGGCGGCCAGAGCGGTGGGGAAACACCCGTACCCATTCCGAACACGGAAGTTAAGCCCACCAGCGTATCGTGAAGTACTGGAGTGAGCGATCCTCTGGGAACCACGAGTCGCCGCCTCGCCATTCATACGAGAGCGAACCGCTCTCACTTTCAGCCCGCGGGCGTAATGCCCGCGGGCTGTTTTCATTTCATTTCACGCACTCGCGAGCCCCGCGCTCGCGATCAACGACCGATCGATAGTCGCACGGACACCCGAGCCGGTGCCGCTGTGTAGCGGCCTCGACGGCACCGTCGAACGGCGACGGCGTACTCGGTCGCTGGACCGCGAGCGACCGGTGGGACCCCGCTCGCGGATAGTCATATCAGTACTGATAGTATCATGCGTAAGTTTATGAGTTTTGTCGGTGAAGCTAAGGTATCATGGACGGACCGAACGACGCCGACGCCACGGTGCGACTGGCCTGTGGAGATCGTCCGTCGGTTCGCGACGGGATCGCCGCGGAGCGGGTGGTGTCGGTGTTGTTCGGGACCGACATCGAGGCCTGGCGAACGGGGTGGCAGCGGACGGTTGCGGGACCGCCGAGTCGGGAGGCGGTGGTCGACGCGAGCGACGTCGCCCGGAGCGGGGTTGCCTCGTCGACGCAGGTCATGGCGAACGAAGGGCTCGCGTACACGGTGCTCGGTCGGGGGGCCGTGAACGAGCGGGTACTCGACGCCGTGGCGTCTCACTTCGACGGCGTCCCTTCGGGGACGGTCGATCTGGTGATCGACGACCTCGCGCCCGTCGCGGCGCGCAATGGATCCGACTCCGCGGTCGCGTTCGCGGACCGGCTCCTGAAGCGTTTGAGGGGCGAGCGAATCGGATCGCGCTCGGATTGTCTTCCGGGAGTCCCGTGGAACTGGTGTCTCAAGTCGGTGACGGCGTCGACTCGCTCGTCGGTACCGACCCCGAGGCGGACGCGGTCGAACTGCTCGCGCGCGAGGACCCGACTACCTTCGGGTACGTCCGTCGGCACTGGGCGGAGGCCAAGCGAGGGATCGAGGCGTGCGACCGCAACTACCCGCAGTCGAAGCAGGTCCACGCCGCGCTGGCGGATCCCGAGACGACGCCGCGAACGCTCGGCGCGACGCTGTCGGGCTTGGTGACTCTCGGCGCGTTGGACACGTGGAGCGAGACCGTGGGGCCGACCCGATACGATCTCACCGCGTACCGGCCGGACCGCGCGTGGGCCATCGGCGTCGCGGTCGAGGCGGGCGGGTCGGACGACTGAGCCGCCGCTCGCGACGCTCTCCCACCCGGTTCGTCAGTTGTCCGTCTCGCCGACGCGTTCGAGGTCTGTCTCCACGACGGTTCCGTCCGGTTCGATTGTCACGCTTCCGAGCGGCGCCGTCTCGCCGGTCTCGTATCGGGCTGCGACCGCCTCCAGGGTCCGGCGGCGGTCGAGCCGCTCCCACACCGTCTCCGCGACGAGCGACTGGAACGTCTCGGGGTCGGTCCACCCGGCGTCGATGTCGGAGGGGACGCCGACGACGACGCGGAGTTCCGTCTCGGCGACGCGGATGCCGACGCCGAACGTGTCCGCACACATGGCCCGCGGTTCGAGCCGAGAGGTCAAGTCTCCGTCGCTGCGTCAGTCGGGCGGTGGGTGTGTTTTTCCGGACCTGCTCGTCCACCACTCGAAACCGGTAAGCGCCCGCCGCTCGAACGGCCGCGAGATCCGATGACTTCGAAGCCGGCGGTGTCACCGAGCGCGGGACTGGCGGTCGCGGTGGCCGCCGTGAGCGCGGGCGCGATCCTCGTGCGTCTGAGCGACGCGCCGAGCTCGGTCGCCGCGTTCTACCGGGTGCTGTTCACTACCCTGCCGCTGGCCTCGGTCGCTGCGTGGCGATACCGCGGCGAGTTCGCCCGGATCCGCTCTCGGGACCTCGCGTTCGCGTCCCTCTCCGGGGTCGCGCTCGCCGTCCACTTCGCGGCGTGGTTCGAGAGCCTCCGGTGGACCAGCGTCGCGGCGAGCGTGACGCTGGTTCAGGCCCAACCGGTGTTCGTCGCGCTCGGCGCGTGGCTGTTGTTGCGCGAGCGGGTCACGCGTCGCATGGGCGCGGGTATCGCGGTCGCCGTGGTCGGGATGGCGTCGATGTCTCTCGGCGATTTCCTCGGCGGCGTGGCGGTCGGTCCCCGTCCACTGTACGGGAACGCGCTCGCGCTGTCTGGTGCGGTCGCCGCCGCGGGCTACGTGCTGGCGGGACGCTCGTTGCGCCAGCGCATCTCGCTGATCCCCTACGTCACGGTCGTGTACGGCGTCTGCGTGGTCGTACTGTTCGCCTTCGTCCTCGCGGCCGGGCGTCCGCTCACCGGCTATCCGCCGCGTGAATGGCTGCTGTTCGCCGGGCTGGCGGCGGGGCCGGGGCTGCTCGGCCACACCGTCCTCAACTGGGCGCTCGCACACCTCGAATCGAGCGTCGTCTCCGTCTCGCTGCTCGGCGAACCGGTCGGCGCGACGCTGCTCGCGTTCGTGTTGCTCTCGGAGGCCCCGACGCCGGCGACCGTGTCCGGCGGCTGCGTCGTCCTCCTCGGCATCTACGTCACGGCGGCCGCCGACCGCGAGTAGCGTTTTCAGCCTCGATATTTTGGGATAAACGTTGAAGCCCGCCGGCCGACTGGACGGGGTATGGACCGGCCAACAGTCGTCGCGTTCGTGGGCGACGACGCGAGCGCCGGCGAACGCGTGTCCCGTGCGGTGGACGCCGCTTGGGAGGGTCCCCACCCGACGTTTCGCGCGCTCGCCCCGGCCGACCTCAACGCGGACCGCGACGGCGAGAGCCCGTTGGAAGCGACCTGCGGAGTGGTCGTCACCGCCGCGGCCGCGGCCGACGGAGACGTGAGAGACCGCCTCGACGCCCTCCCGTCGAACGTGCCGGTGATCGCGCTCGTCGACGAGGCGACGACAGCGACGATCCGAACTCTGCTGTCGGCCGGCGTGGACGACGTGGTGGAGGCGGGCGGGCGGAACTCGGTCGCCGACGAACCCGCCGATGTCGCTCGACTCGTCGAGCGACTCGCGAGCCGAGCGGACCCCAATCGCGTCCGACTGGGCGACGACGACGTCGCCCGTCTCGCCGAGGTGCTGCTCGACGCCGGGACGACGCTGATGAGCACGCGGACCGACGAGGTCGGCACGAAGATCGAGTGGACGATGGAGAACGTGGGCGAACACGCCGAACTCGACCGGATCGTCTGTTACCGGGAGGACGACGGGCGGTTCGTGCCCGCGTACAGCTGGTGTCCCGACGGATTCGAACCGGAACCGACCGCGTTCGAGGAGTTCCCCGAGCCCGATCAGCTGTCGACGTTCGCGAACGTCGCCCGTCCCTCCACCGCTCCGGCGTCCGTCGGTGACGAGAGCGGGGAGGTGGACGAGCGACCGCCGGCGACGGTTCACGTGCCGCTCGTCGTCGACTGGGAACTGAGCGGGACCGTCGCGTTCGAGTCGGACGACCGCCGGGTGTGGACGGACGAGGAGGTCGACCTGTACCGCACACTCGGCGACCTCGTCGCGCACACGGTCGCCCGAAACGATCGCCGGAGGGCGCTCCGGCGGCAGGCCGAACAGCTCGAACAGTTCAGCGCCGTCGTCTCACACGATCTCAGGAACCCGCTCAACGTGCTTTCGGGATACCTCTCGCTCTCGGAGGAGGATCTATCACCGGCACGCTACGAGGCGATGAGCGGCGCGGTCGACCGCATGGAGACGCTGATCGACGACCTCCTCATGCTCGCGCGGCGCGGCGAGGCGATCGGTGACACGGAGCCGGTCCCGGTCGAGGCCGTGGCGGAGGACGCGTGGCAGTCGGTGCGCGCGCCCGACGCGACCCTCACGATCGCCGACGAGATCGGCCGCGTCGAGGCCGACCCGAGCCGGCTCCGGCAGGCGTTCGAGAACCTCTTCCGGAACGCGATCGACCACGGCGGCCGGGACGTCACCATAGAGATCGGACCGCTCGCGGCGGGCAAAGGCCTGTACGTCGCGGACGACGGCCCCGGCATCCCTGTCGAGATGGTCGACACGGTCTTCGACTCGGGCGTCTCGTCGGCCGACAGCTCCGGGATCGGACTGGCGATCGTCGACCGCATCGTCGAGGCGCACGAGTGGGACATCGAGGCGCGAAACGACGACGGTGCCGTCTTCGAACTCACATTCGGCGCGGACGCGACGCAGGCCGCGTCGCTGTAGGCGGTGTCGCTTCGCGGTCGAGTCCGCGGCGCGCTCAGTTCTCCGAGAAGCGGTCGACGGTCCGA
This genomic stretch from Halorubrum hochsteinianum harbors:
- a CDS encoding DMT family transporter — translated: MTSKPAVSPSAGLAVAVAAVSAGAILVRLSDAPSSVAAFYRVLFTTLPLASVAAWRYRGEFARIRSRDLAFASLSGVALAVHFAAWFESLRWTSVAASVTLVQAQPVFVALGAWLLLRERVTRRMGAGIAVAVVGMASMSLGDFLGGVAVGPRPLYGNALALSGAVAAAGYVLAGRSLRQRISLIPYVTVVYGVCVVVLFAFVLAAGRPLTGYPPREWLLFAGLAAGPGLLGHTVLNWALAHLESSVVSVSLLGEPVGATLLAFVLLSEAPTPATVSGGCVVLLGIYVTAAADRE
- a CDS encoding sensor histidine kinase yields the protein MDRPTVVAFVGDDASAGERVSRAVDAAWEGPHPTFRALAPADLNADRDGESPLEATCGVVVTAAAAADGDVRDRLDALPSNVPVIALVDEATTATIRTLLSAGVDDVVEAGGRNSVADEPADVARLVERLASRADPNRVRLGDDDVARLAEVLLDAGTTLMSTRTDEVGTKIEWTMENVGEHAELDRIVCYREDDGRFVPAYSWCPDGFEPEPTAFEEFPEPDQLSTFANVARPSTAPASVGDESGEVDERPPATVHVPLVVDWELSGTVAFESDDRRVWTDEEVDLYRTLGDLVAHTVARNDRRRALRRQAEQLEQFSAVVSHDLRNPLNVLSGYLSLSEEDLSPARYEAMSGAVDRMETLIDDLLMLARRGEAIGDTEPVPVEAVAEDAWQSVRAPDATLTIADEIGRVEADPSRLRQAFENLFRNAIDHGGRDVTIEIGPLAAGKGLYVADDGPGIPVEMVDTVFDSGVSSADSSGIGLAIVDRIVEAHEWDIEARNDDGAVFELTFGADATQAASL